A single genomic interval of Juglans regia cultivar Chandler chromosome 1, Walnut 2.0, whole genome shotgun sequence harbors:
- the LOC109010274 gene encoding vacuolar protein sorting-associated protein 32 homolog 2-like produces the protein MFSRIFGKPKQETNALATLDKLNETLEMLEKKEKVLIKKAAAEVEKAKEFTRAKNKRAAIQCLKRKRLYEQQIEQLGNFQLRIHDQMIMLEGAKATTETVDALRTGASAMKAMQKATNIDDVDKTMDEINEQTENMKQIQEALSAPIGAAADFDEDELEAELEELEGAELEEQLLQPATTAPAAPVQFPAGPQRTRPTPRRTAEEDELAALQAEMAL, from the exons ATGTTTAGCCGGATCTTCGGCAAACCTAAGCAGGAAACGAATGCTCTAGCCACCTTAGACAAATTAAATGAG ACGCTAGAAATGttagagaaaaaggagaaagtgCTTATAAAAAAGGCTGCTGCTGAGGTTGAAAAGGCCAAGGAGTTCACCAGAGCAAAGAACAAGAGGG CTGCTATACAatgtttgaagaggaagaggctGTATGAACAGCAAATAGAGCAGCTTGGAAATTTCCAATTGCGTATCCATGATCAG ATGATAATGTTAGAAGGTGCAAAAGCAACTACTGAGACTGTAGATGCGTTGAGAACAGGAGCTTCTGCAATGAAGGCAATGCAGAAGGCAAC AAATATTGATGATGTGGACAAGACCATGGATGAGATCAATGAGCAGACTGAGAACATGAAACAGATACAGGAAGCATTGTCAGCCCCAATTGGTGCAGCTGCTGATTTTGATGAG GATGAATTGGAAGCTGAACTTGAAGAGCTTGAAGGTGCTGAACTGGAAGAACAGCTTCTTCAACCTGCAACAACTGCTCCTGCAGCTCCAGTGCAGTTCCCAGCAGGCCCACAACGAACTCGTCCTACTCCAAGGCGTACTGCTGAGGAAGATGAACTAGCTGCACTACAGGCTGAGATGGCACTTTAA
- the LOC109009373 gene encoding arabinogalactan protein 41-like yields MEILRFQFIAMAVSAIVLTWGGLPSIHAQSLAPAPAPSSDGVAIDQGIAYVLMVLALLLTYMIH; encoded by the exons ATGGAGATCTTGAGGTTTCAGTTTATAGCAATGGCTGTTTCTGCAATTGTTTTAACATGGGGGGGCTTGCCTTCCATCCATGCCCAGAGCCTGGCACCAGCCCCTGCTCCTTCGAGTGACg GGGTAGCAATTGACCAAGGAATTGCATACGTGCTGATGGTGCTTGCTCTGCTACTTACCTATATGATTCATTGA